In Acidisarcina polymorpha, the DNA window ATGTGTTCCTGAACATCGATGCCGTTCACGATGAATCCGTTAGAGGATTCGCGCTGGCCGTTGATGGAGAGGTTGCCGGGATTCAGATCGCCTGACGGATCGAGGGCACCAGTGACACCGGCCATGATGACAGAGTTCGGCAATAAGGTGGAGATTGGCGAGACTCCGGGCTGAATCGCGAGCAGATCGGTATAACTTCTCCCATTGAGCGGGAGCGAGGTCAATTGCGCGCTGGAGACGACCTCGCCGAGATGGGTGGCGATGGTTTCGACGGCGACACTCGAGGCGCCGGTCACGACGACATCGTCCGATCGCTCGCCGAGCGTAAGCGATGCGTCTATGCGAAGAGCGGAGTCGGTGTCGACCGCCAGATCCATCCTCTGCTGGATGGTGAATCCTTTCGCGGAAATGGCGAGATCGTAGTGCCCAACCGGAAGGTTTGGGAAGGCAAAAGTCCCCTGACGATCGGTGACTGCATGATGGGTTGTCCGTTGAGCGTTGTTGACGAGGGTGAGGGCGGCACCTGGAATGACTGCGCCGCTGGGATCGGTGACGGTGCCGGAGATGCTGCCACCGGTCGCTGCCTGCAACTGCAGGGTCATGAGAAGAATGAAAACGAGGATTGTCGGAGTCAGGTAGGTCGTACGTAGGCAATGCGACTTCGAGGCGGACATCGTTTTTCTCAGACCGAATAAAGCCGTTGGTCCGCGCGAAGGCTGTTATTGCACAGACTCTTTAACAAGCCAGCCTTTTAGAGCGAGGGTGACGGCGTTTATGAATATCGTGTGACGGCGGGTCGAGAACTTCTTCTCTAATTCAGACGCCAGGCAAGGAGAATTTTGCCTCGCCATCCATATGCTACTCCATCCATTCCCAACCTATGCTCCGAGTACGCGGTAGCTTGCTCGAGCAGATTGCGCCGGACGGGAAAAGTTAAATGTTATTTCTTGCTTCCAAGGCAATCCGAAGGATAAGGTACTCCGTACTCAGGGAAACGAACGGTAAGCTCCTGAACCCCAAGACAATTCATTCATTCACATCCTGTGCAGGCTCTTCCCGTTCCCGAACGCACGATGAAGTTATGGGAGAGTCGTATGTCGAAAGTAAGATCCTTCGCCGGACTCGCTTTGAGTCTGCTTATCGCTGTGCCGCCCGGAGCCTTGGCATCAAGCCATCGGGAAGCACCTATTACTGCACTGGACCACGCCGCTGACATTACCGATTTTTATGCCTTTGTCAGCTACGATCATCCGGACCGCGTCACCTTCGTCCTGAATGTGGATCCGTTTCTGCAGCCGAGCAATGGACCCAACTACTTCCCCTTCGACCCCTCGATCGTTTACCAGATCAAAATCGACAACAATCATGACGCCGTGCCGGACGTCACTTTTCAGTTCCGGTTCCAGACCACGATCCGTGATCCTCAGCTCTTTACCGGCTTTGCCGGTGCGGGAGCCGGCATCGATGCGCCCGCAAATTCGCCTGCGCCGGTCCCGCCGGGTACTCCGATTATTCCTCCTGCGATCACTTCGCTCACGGGGCCGGGATCTGCCGGCTTGAGTCTGGAACAGACATTCGCCGTCAACATGCTTAAGGGCGATCACAACATTGCGTTGAAGAACAAGACGGGCAGTCCGCTGATCGCGGTCCCCAGCAACGTAGGCCCGCGCACCATGCCGGACTATGACGCCCTGGCGGCACAGGGGATTTATAACCTCCAAGGGACGGATGCTTCCGATATCAAGGTCTTCGCGGGCACCGTGGCCGATCCGTTCTTTATCGACCTGGGCGCGGCCTTTGACAGCTTCAACTTCCGCGCGGCTGCGGGCGGGGGTGTTCTTACCAAGTTGCAGGATGCCAACGACCAACTCAACACCGCCCCTAATTCGGTCGCTGGCTTCAACGTCAACACCATCGTCATCGAGGTGCCCATTTGCCTGCTGACGAGCGATGGAGCCCAACATAAGTCCACGGATCCGAAGGCGGTCATCGGGGCATGGGCAACCACCTCCAGGTCAGAGATGACGATTCGACCGCCCCACACACCGGCCGAAAATTCAGGCCGCCTTGCCCAGGTTCAGCGCCTTGGTAATCCACTGATCAACGAATTGATTATCGGAACTGGCAGCAAGGATTACTGGAGCATGTCGCACCCGCTGGACGATAGTCAATTCGCGGCCTTCGACCTCGATCCGCTGCTTGCCAGGGTCTTCAATGCGGTGTTTGGCATCAATATACCGGCTCCCCCCAGAACCGATCTTCTCCCGCTGGTCACTTACGCGGCCCCGATAGCTCCCCCGGACACTCCCGCCGGGCCGATCGCCGACCTGTTGCGGCTCAACACTGGTGTGGCACCGACGCCCTTGGTAAGTCGCAGGCGCCTGGGTCTGCTCGACGGGGATGCTGCCGGATTCCCGAATGGGCGGCGGCTCACCGATGATGTCGTCGACATTGCCGCGAGAGTGGTCGCGGGCGGCGTGCTGAGCCCGGGATTCAATGTCGCGCCGAACAACCTGCTCGGCGATGGCGTGAACGCGCCAGACGTCCCGCCACAGGAGACGTTTCCCTATGTGCACTATGCGTATAGCGGACGCGACAGCCGTCACATCAGTCCGGGCGATCCTACTGGCTGCGGCGATCAGCCGCCGTCGTCCAGCTCGCAGAACTCGGATGCTCCGCCTGCCAACCAGGGCGGTCCCGCGCCCTGCCCTGTGAACTAGAACAAGGTTGTCGCGATGGACTGCTGACCTCTGCGTGGAGTGTCTCTCTGCGCAGAGGTCGAAATCTCACACGGCGGTACAGCGGTTTCTTAGTACAAGGGTTTCTTAGTACAAGGGTTTCTTATGAGATTGCGATATACATCGCTTCTGATTGGTGTTGCCCTCGCATGCGCGTCAGGATTCGCCGAGCAAAAGGAAGGCACTCCGGCGCAGCAGAGCATTGCGGCGGCGCAGCAGCAGATCAAGCTCGATCCGAAGAAGGTGCAGGCTTTCAACGAACTGGCGCTGGGGCTGCTGCGAAGAAGTCGCGAGACTGCGGATGCCAAGTATCTAAAGGATGCCGAAGCCGCTCTCGCCCAAGGTTTGCAACTGGCGCCCGGGGACTTCCAGATGCAGCGGACGGAGGTGGCGCTGATGCTGGGGCGTCATGATTTTGCTCAGGCGAAGGAACGCGCACTCATTCTTCACCACCGCACGCCGGACGATGTAGCCACCTATGGAGATATCGCTGAAGCGGACATAGCGCTAGGCAACTATCCGGATGCGGAGACGAATGCGCAGTGGATGATGAATCTGCGGCCCAACAATATTCCGGCGCTGATTGCTGGAGCGGAACTGCGGGTGCTGTATGGAGATCCTGCAGGCGCCATCGATTTCCTGAACCGGGCATCGTCGGAGACCTCGCCGGCCGAGGTCGAGGAGCTCGCTTGGATTGCGAACCGCGTTGCGTCGATCCAGGTCGAATCAGGACAAGTCGACGCGGCCGAGCAGACGCTCGAACAGGCGGAGCGGATCTTTCCCGGATATGTCTCCACAATGGAGAACCTGGCTGCGGTTCGGATGGCGCAGAATCGCGCTAACGATGCGGTTGAACTCTTGACGAAGGCCGCCGAGGTCGATAGCGATCCGCACGTGATTTATCGATTGGCGGTGGCGGAGCAGAAGGCGGGGCTGTCTGATGAAGCCCAGGCAAAAGAAGCGCAGGCGAGCTTTGTGGAATTCGAGAAGATGACGAGCGAGCCGGGAAAAGCGACGCATGAGGCGAGGCTTGATCTTGTTCTGATGGAAGCGGGATTGCCGGCGAAGGCTCCGGATGCATTGAAGCTCGCGCAGGCGGAGATGGCGGAGCGCCAGGACGTGTGGACGCTCGATGCCTATGCGTGGGCGCTGTTTGCCAACGCGCAATATCAGGCAGCGGAGGCTGCAGAGCAGAAGGCAATGGCCATTGGAATTCGAAGCGCACAGATCTTCGATCATGCCGGCCATATCGCGCAGAGGCTGAACCACAGCGAGGATGCTGCCAGGTACTTCAAACTTTCAATACAATCCAATCCCATGTCGGATTATGCTTCCGATGCTCTTAAGTCAGCAGGAACGACGGTGCTGGCTTATGCCCCGGAGCAAAGATCGGTTCAGACTGCAAGTGGTTCGCCGTTAGAGCCGGAATCACCCGATGTCTTGCCGCGTCCGACGATTGCTTCGAAGGAACAGGCTGCGCGGCCGGGCGAAGTGGCAACGGTGGCCGCATCTCTGGTGTTTGCTCCAGTTCCGGAGGCGCTGCTTACACCACACCCTACCGGCACCGACCGGCTCATCCAGAGCGCTCAAGCTACTGCGCTGCGGAATCCCAATGACGCCAAGGCGTACTCGGGACTGGGAGCTGCGTACTTTCAGCGTGCCCGTGAGACTGGCGACGTCAACGATTATCAGCTGGCCGAACAAGCGCTTACCAAATCGCTCGACCTGGTTTCAGCTGACTTTTCGGCAGATGCCGCGCTGGGCACGATGGCCTCGGTATGCATGGGAGAGCATCGCTTCAATGATGCACTTAGCTATGCGCAGCGAGGACTGTCGCTGGGAACGGGTGACGTCTCCTCGTTCGCCATTGTAGGGGACGCTTATGCGGACATGGGCGAGTACGACAAGGCCGCGCTTGCCTATAGTCGACTGACGCCGCGCGACATGACTCTGGAGCCGCGCGCCGCCTATGCGCGGGACAGCCGGCTCGCCTATTTGAAGCTCATTGCGGGTGACACGCCGGGAGCCATTCTGTTGATGAAAACCGCGGTCGCGGAGGGAGTAGAGGCCCAGCTTCCGAGTGAGAATCTTGCCTGGTTGTATTACGAACTGGGAGAGTTTTCTACGCTGAGCGGCGACACCGCCTCCGCGAATAGCGCCTACATGGCCGCGATCACGATTCATCCCGGAGATTATCGCGCGCTGGCGGGTTTAGCAAAGCTCAGAGCGAACCACGGCCGATCCGCCGAAGCGATTGGGCTTTATCAGAGAGCGATCGCCGTCGTCCCGATGCCAATCTTCATTGCCGAACTCGGAGACCTCTACGCACAAACAGGCAATGAGTCCGAAGCCAGAAAGCAGTATGCACTGGTTGAGTACATCGGGTTGCTTGGGCACATCAATCAAGTGCTCCATAATCGCGACCTCGCGCTTTTCTATGCGGACCACGATGTGAAACTCTCCGAGGCGCTCGAGCTCGCGCAGAAAGAGCTTGAAGTCCGGCACGACATCTATACCTACGACGCCCTCGCGTGGGCGCTCTGCAAGAACGGCAGGCTGACCGAGGCTGCGGACGCGAGCGCGAAGGCGTTGCGACTCGGAACCCAGGATCCGCTTCTGCTCTTCCATTCCGGAATGATTGCCGCACGTCTCGGTCAAGTAGAGAAGGCCCGCGCTGATCTCGAGCAATCGCTGCACATTAATCCCCACTTCGGCCTGATCGATTCGACAGTTGCCCAGCAACAACTCAATAGGCTGGGAATTCAATCTGCTTCGAAGGAAGGTTCTGGCCAATATGCTCGCTAAACGACTCGATCAGCTCTGGCCGTTGCTGCTGGTGATGGTTCTTGCGCTCCCGGCCTGGGCCCATCCGATGGGCAACTTCAGCGTGAATCACTATTCGAAGATTGACTTGCAGAGTGACCGAGTGGTGGTGCGATATTTCATCGATCTTGCGGAGATTCCCACCTATCAGGAGCTGCAGCAGGGCAATATCGCAACGACTGCGCTCAAGCCGGGCTCCGCGTCAGGCATGAGCTACGTTGCGGCGCGCGGCACTGAGCTGGGACGGGGTCTGGTTCTCGAGATCGATGGTCAACAAACTTCACTGCGAATGATTTCGAGCGCTGTCATCTTTCCTCCCGGCGCCGGCGGGCTTCCGACCATGAAGATGGGTTTCGTTTATGAAGCGGCGATTCCATCGGGCATTGACCGTCAGCGGGTCAACCTGCACTATGCCGATCACAACTATCCGGGACACACGGGATGGAAAGAAATCGTGGCGCTTGCTTCGGCTGGTTCTTTGCTTCAAAGTTCGGCTTCGGCTACGGACCGCAGCGGGGAACTGAGCAACTATCCAACGGATCTGCTGACCAGTCCACCGCAGGATCTGGATGCTTCGGTTGTTGCCGCGCTCCCCATAACAACTGGAACGGTCACCAAGACAGAGGCTCATCGGGCATCTCCATTGGCTTTGAAGGATCCTCCAGCGGCTTTGAAGGATTTGCCAACGGTCTTGAAGAACGGGGGCGCAATCGTTGCTCGCCGGGTTCGCCCCGGGAAGATGGAACAGAGTGCTCCTGCGCTCGCGTCTACCCCAGCTCGACCGATTGGCGCAGCGCAGGGGGCTTTGCAGGCCACGACTCCAGCTTCGGTTCCGGTGCATCTCGAGGCCAACCGGCAGCAGACTCCGCGCAGCAGATTTACTGAGTTGATCACGGCCCAGCATCTTAGCGCCTGGTTCCTCTTCACGGCGGCATGGATTGCTGTCGGACTTGGAGGATTACATGCACTTGAGCCCGGCCATGGGAAGACCATTGTGGCTGCCTACCTGGTAGGTTCGAAAGGCACTGCGCGGCATGCCTTCCTGCTGGGGCTGATCGTGACTGTGTCTCATACTGCCGGTGTTTTTGCGCTGGGAGCGATCACGCTATACGCTTCCCGATACATTCTGCCCGAGCAACTTTACCCCTGGCTTGGCGCTTTCTCGGGAATCACGATTATGGGGCTGGGTTGCTACATGCTGCTGCGGCGTTTGAGCGGCGCGGTCACGGAGCACTCTCATGCCCCGGGCGCGCCCTCAGCCCATTGGACTCTTTGGAGGCCCAGACCGGTGGGGCAAGAGCCTGACGCCACGCCGAGCGCCGGCAACCCTCAGCCGGTGAGCATGACTCAACTTTTCACGTTAGGAATTACTGGCGGAGTGATTCCCTGTCCGGCCGCCCTTATTGTGCTGTTGAGCGCAGTTGCGCTGCATCGCGTGGGGTTGGGTTTCTTCCTGATTGTGGCCTTCAGTCTGGGGTTGGCCGCAGTGCTTATCGGCTTCGGCATGTTGATGGTCTTCGCACGCCGCTTCATGACTCACCTGCGGATCGACGGGCCGCTCACTCAGCGCTGGCTTCCGGCGGCATCGTCGGGGTTCATTACGATCCTCGGCATCATCCTGACTGTTCAGGCATTTTCGTCGATGCACTTGCATCTGCCTATGGTTTCCGGTGCGAGGCTGGGACCGGTGCTGCTGGTCTCCGGGCTGGGCCTGGTCCTAGGAATGCGGCACTCGACCGACGCTGATCATGTGGTCGCTATTTCAACCATCGTCAGCAAGCAGCGGAGTATTCGCAATGCCGCCTTCATCGGGTCAGTGTGGGGGCTGGGTCACACGCTGACGATCTTTGTCGTCGGCTCGCTCATCATTCTCTTCGGTGTCGCGATCCCGCCGAGGTTAGGCTTGTCGATGGAGTTCAGCGTAGCCCTCATGCTGATTCTGCTGGGCGTTCTCAACCTTACTGGTGTCATGCAAAGGATCACCACTTACTTCACGCCAAGCGGCGCAACCAACTTGAATACAGCCGAGGCTGGGACGACCGGTCGACAAGAGACGAACGCGGTACGAAGCAATCGGACACGAAGCATCTACGACAGTTCGGTAGGCCGTTTCGGTTGGTATCAGTGCATTCGCCCGTTGGCGATTGGGTTGGTGCATGGGCTCGCGGGGTCCGCAGCGGTGGCTTTGCTGGTCTTGTCCACGATTCACGACCCGGTTTGGGCGACCGTTTATCTGCTCATCTTCGGTGCTGGAACCATGATTGGGATGATGTGCATGACGGCCGCAATTGCTTTGCCTCTCGCCTACGCGGGAGATCGATCTGCCATGTTCAGCCGCTATCTCGGGGTGACCTCCGGCGTGGTCAGCCTTTGCTTCGGATCATTTCTGGCGTATCAACTGGGTTTCCTGGGCGGACTGTTTACCGGTCACCCACAGTGGACTCCCCGGTAGATTCGCCGAGTTCGGTTCGGACGGATAGCGGAGAACTGCAACGCGACCGGAGGCTTGCCTGGTCACAGAATCGGAGGGCGTCCGGAGACGGCGGCTGTGAGCAGCGCGAGACGGATGGCGCCGATGAGCTGGGCGTCGACTCCAAGGACGCTGTGGAGCAGGCGCGGGGGTGTTCGCATATTCAGCGTGGCAAGGGCTGCCCGGGTGGCGTCAATTAGCGCGGGATGCATGCCGACACTGCCGCCAAGCACAAACAGGGGGCAGTTCAAGACGAGGGCGATGTTATAGATTGCCCGCGAGAGCGCGACGGCGGTTTGTTGAAGAAGGGCCTGGGCTGGGGGATCGCCGTCCAATGCGCGGTCAAATATCTGGGTGGCGGTCAGATCGTCGGCGGGCGCATTTGATTCGGGGCGAAAGTGATTCTGCCATTGGGCGCGGATGCCCTCACCGCCGCTCATGCTTTCGAGCGCTCCGGGCTCGCCACGTTTGGCGGAAACGTCGGGCACGCCAGAGATGAGCATATAGCCGATCTCGCCGGCAGCCCAGCTAGCTCCCCGAAAGAGCTGCCCATTGAGCATGATGCCGGCGCCGATTCCGGTACCAATCGCGAGGAAGACGAAATCACCAGCGTCTTTTGCAGCGCCTGCCCAACTCTCGCCAAGCGCTGCGAGATTGACGTCATTATCGACGACGGCGGGGATGTCGAAGGCTTCCTCAAGCATTGCGCGGAGGGGAACGTCGCGCCAACCCATGAGATAGGAGGTGGCAATGACAATGCCCGCCTCAACGTCGGTGATGCCGGGCGCACCGGCGGCAATGGCCCTCAGGCTTTGGTTGGCTGCGGGATGTTGCGCGAGGAGGTGCTCCACGCCCTGCTTGATGAGCTGGACCACGACCTCAGCATCGCGGAGACCGGCGGTGGAGCAGGCCCATCGCGCCTCGATGGCGCCATTTCCATCGGCAAGAGCGAGGCGCAGGTTTGTCCCACCAATATCGACGCCAACTACGTAGCAGGGATCGTCCGTCGCGACGGAGCCGCGGTGGGTTGTGTCGAGACTGCGGATACGATCATGCGTCATTTGCAGGAGTGCCTCTTCATTAAAGATTCTTCGCGTCACATCCGCTCCCCCGACGGGCTCAGGACGCGACTGCAGTGGTGGTCGAACTAATGCTTTCCAGGGCGCGTCCCTTGGTCTCCGGGACGATGAAGCGGACGAACAAGAGAGTGAGGATACAGAAGATGCCGTAGATGATGAACGTAACGGAATTGCCGGCTGCCTTGATGAGCGAGAGAAAGGTCAAGGAAACCAGGAAATTGGATGCGCCGGAGCCCAGGGTCGCCGCGGCAACGCCGCGACCGCGCAGTTGCAGGGGAAATACCTCGGAGACGAGGATCCATGCGATGGGTCCCATGCTGAAGGCGAAGCAAGTGATGTAAACCATCAGGCAGACAGTGGCGACGGCGCCGGGCGCTGCCGAGAAGGCCGACGGATTATGGAAGGAATAGGAGAGCAGGAAGAGGGAAGCGGTCATTCCGCTTACGCCGGCGTAGAGCAGGGGCTTGCGTCCGACTTTATCGACGAGCACCAAGGCGATGATGGTGGCGAGAACGTTAATAATGGCGACCAGGAGTGTGGCGAAGATTGCATTTTTGTCGGAGGTAATTCCGGCCAGCGAAAATATCTGGGGTCCATAGTAGATGATTGTGTTGATGCCGGTGACCTGCTGAAGGACGGTGAATCCTACGGCGATCAGGAGCGACCCGCGAACGGCAGGACTCCAGAGGGCGCTCCAGCGCTTTTCGACTTTGGTGTTGAGGGCGGTGCGGATGTCTTCGACTAACACTTGAGCGCCCGCCTCATCGGTGTAGGAGAGCAGGATGGCTTGTGCCTCGGTGGCCCGGTTCTGGGAGAAGAGCCAACGCGGGCTCTCGGGTAGAGCAAGAAGGAGGACGACAAACAGCAATGCCGGCACGGCGCCAATGCCGAACATGAGCCTCCAGGCATGATGGGAGGAGAGCAGATAACCGGCGAGGTCGGCGAAGGCGATGCCGAGCGTGAGAGCAAACTGGTAGAGGCCGATGAGGGTGCCTCGGGACCTGGGTGGCGCCAGTTCGGAGACGTATACGGGAGCGGTCACGGAGGTGAACCCGATGGCCAGGCCTAAGAGGGCGCGAGCACAGATCAGCGTAGCGGGATTTTGGGACGCGGGAGCGAGCAGGGAGCCGACGAGGAAGATGGCTCCTCCCCAAAGCAGCGTGGAGCGTCTGCCGATGCGATCCGCGATGCTACCGCCGACGAGCGCGCCGATCATGGCCCCGACGAGAACGATGCTGACGACCCACTCCTCCATGCGGGTGGAAAGCGAGAAGGTCTCTCGCACGTAGATCAGCGCGGCCGCGATGATGCCCATGTCGAAGCCGTAGAGGATGCCGCCGAGACCTGCGATCAAGGACACTTTCCAAATGAAGCGGCGATGCCGCGATGTGTGTGAGATGGTCGCTGTGTCGGTCATTCCGTGGTGCTCCTTGCGCCCGCTGCCGGAGGTCGTTTACTGCTCCATCACACCATATTGAAAGCGGGGCGGGAGACGGCATCCATTTCTTTCCACCATGCCAAGGGTGAGTGCCTGCGGCACCAGAAGCGACGTAATGCTTTCCCAGGGTTCGGGCACGGCTTCGATGCGAACCGGGAACAACTGGCCGGTAGCCTTGCGGTCGTCGTTCGAGACGAGAATTACTTTTCCGCCGCGGCGATTGCACTCTTCGGCGAGCTTGATCCCAAGTTCCGCGACCCGGCCGATGGCGAAGATAATGGCGACGTGCGACTCATCGACATCGAGGTTGGGACCGTGTTTGAAGCCGGCGCCGGTATGCGCGGCTGCCCGGTGCCCGGTCATTTCGCGGATACAGAGAGCGCTCATGATCGCGCTGCCGTAGGCGGCGCCGCGGCCGATGATCTCGGTGTTCGCCGCGCCTCGACAGAAGGCTTCGAGCTCGGCACGCCGGGCGAAGATCGGATCAAGGCTAGCGGCAAAGATGTCTGCTGCGCGATCGGCATCCTGCTGCCAGGGAAGATCGAGGATTTCGGAGGCGAGAATGATGGCGGCGGCAGCGGCGTTGGTGTAGGTCTTGGTGGCATTGCCATACTCGGGGCCGGCGAGGATCGGCAGTTTATAGCGGGCAAGGTTCCAGCAGGTACTGACGGGATTGTTGCAGATCAGGCCAATGGCCCGTTCGCCGGCTTTCTCGAAGAGCGCGACCAGTTCGGCGCTTTCGCCGGAGGTGGTAAGCAGCACGGACAACGCGGAATCGTCCCACACCGAACGCCCGTAGTGCAGCCACTCGCCCGCATCGAGCGAAACCGAGAGTCGATTGTGAGTCTGGAGAAGGACGGATCCGGAGAAGGACGAACAGAAGGAGGCGCCCATGCCGATGAAGAAGATGGGACCGTCCTTTTTTGCCAGCTCACGGAAGCTCTGGAGTTGCGCGCGAATGGCGGGATCGCTGCGGTACGCCTGGATGAGGTCGCGCAGACGCCGGGGCTGCTCGCGGCACTCGTATTCGAGTATCTGTATACCATTCGCGGCCAGGAGCTCTCCGGGGGGTTCGACGCCGTTGATCCACCTGGGCGATTGGCGATGGGCTAGGCTCGCGTGGCCTGGGGATGTGCCAGGGCTTTGCTGATCGACTTCCTGCATTCGATTCCTTACTTGAGATCAAGAGTGTGCTTTGTCCAGGGCGGCGGCGGAAGGAGGCGAGCAGGCAAACGATTCACATACACCGGAGAGCGCACATGGCAAAGCTTAAAAATCATACTTCGTAACGATAACTTAGTATCTATGGTCTGAGTGAGGAAAGCAAGGATTGGTTTATGGCGCGGCGGCCGGTATGGGGCGGATGACTCCCGCAGTTTCCGGATGACGGCACTGTCTCGCTGGCATATATTGATCTCTGGGATCCATACCGTTCCCTAGCCCGAGTGAAGAAGAAATCGATCCCAATCGGCAGGCCGTCGGTCCTGCGATACGCGAACGCGCATGGCATTCTGAAGCTTTTGCGCGAATGCGGTTCCTGCTCGCGGGCCGACCTGGTCCGGGCCTCTGGGCTGAGCGCCCCAACTGTCACGAATGTTGTCAAGGACCTGCTGGCGGAAGATCTGGTAGAGCCGCTTGGCGAGGGTGAGTCGAGCGGTGGACGGCCACCGGACATGATCCGCTTCAAAGCGGAGCGGGGCTGCCTGCTTGGCGTGGAGCTTTCGGCGGAGAGTATTTCCTTTCTGCTGACAGACCTGAACGGCAGTGAACTTGACATGAAGGAGCTATCGATCGCGAAGCGGAAGACGACGCCCGAGGCGATTTGCGGCTACATCGGGGAGGAGCTGAAACTTCTGCTGCGAAAGCACAGGAAGACCCGAGAGCAGCTACTTGCGCTGGTGGTTGGAGTGCCGGCGATCACTAATGTGGATGAGGGCAGCGTGCTGTCGATCAGTACGCTGGACGGCTGGCGTTCTGTTCCGCTGCGGGCGATGCTGAGCAAGGTCGTCAACTGCCTGGTCATCGCCGAAAACGACATCAATCTGGCTGCACAGGGCGAGAGCTACTGCGGAGCGGCCCAGGCCGAGAAGGACTTCGTCCTGATTCACATTGGGACTAATGTGGGCGCCGGTATCTTCCTCGGCGGCAAGATCCATCATGGCTCGCAGTGGTCGGCCGGGGAGATCGCCTATCTTCGCCTTCCCTCTATTTCGCGGCGGCAGCCGACCATTCACGAGTTCGGCGAATTGGAGACGGTGCTGACGAGTTCCGGCATTTTGAGAAGCTGGCATGAGGACAAGGGCAAACCGGCTTCAGGGGTGATGCGGAGCAACCGAGAGGTGGACGCGGCCGGCATTCTGAATCTGGCGCAGGCGGGGGATGTCCGCGCGGAAAAGATAGTCCACCGGCGGGCGGAGATCGTGGCGGACATCATTATCAATCTTTCGCTGATTTTGAACCCCGGGCTGATCCTGCTGGGAGGAGAGATTGGAAGTCACCCGGTGATGATTGACTTCGTGCGGAAGC includes these proteins:
- a CDS encoding sugar porter family MFS transporter encodes the protein MTDTATISHTSRHRRFIWKVSLIAGLGGILYGFDMGIIAAALIYVRETFSLSTRMEEWVVSIVLVGAMIGALVGGSIADRIGRRSTLLWGGAIFLVGSLLAPASQNPATLICARALLGLAIGFTSVTAPVYVSELAPPRSRGTLIGLYQFALTLGIAFADLAGYLLSSHHAWRLMFGIGAVPALLFVVLLLALPESPRWLFSQNRATEAQAILLSYTDEAGAQVLVEDIRTALNTKVEKRWSALWSPAVRGSLLIAVGFTVLQQVTGINTIIYYGPQIFSLAGITSDKNAIFATLLVAIINVLATIIALVLVDKVGRKPLLYAGVSGMTASLFLLSYSFHNPSAFSAAPGAVATVCLMVYITCFAFSMGPIAWILVSEVFPLQLRGRGVAAATLGSGASNFLVSLTFLSLIKAAGNSVTFIIYGIFCILTLLFVRFIVPETKGRALESISSTTTAVAS
- a CDS encoding SIS domain-containing protein; this translates as MQEVDQQSPGTSPGHASLAHRQSPRWINGVEPPGELLAANGIQILEYECREQPRRLRDLIQAYRSDPAIRAQLQSFRELAKKDGPIFFIGMGASFCSSFSGSVLLQTHNRLSVSLDAGEWLHYGRSVWDDSALSVLLTTSGESAELVALFEKAGERAIGLICNNPVSTCWNLARYKLPILAGPEYGNATKTYTNAAAAAIILASEILDLPWQQDADRAADIFAASLDPIFARRAELEAFCRGAANTEIIGRGAAYGSAIMSALCIREMTGHRAAAHTGAGFKHGPNLDVDESHVAIIFAIGRVAELGIKLAEECNRRGGKVILVSNDDRKATGQLFPVRIEAVPEPWESITSLLVPQALTLGMVERNGCRLPPRFQYGVMEQ
- a CDS encoding ROK family transcriptional regulator — encoded protein: MKKKSIPIGRPSVLRYANAHGILKLLRECGSCSRADLVRASGLSAPTVTNVVKDLLAEDLVEPLGEGESSGGRPPDMIRFKAERGCLLGVELSAESISFLLTDLNGSELDMKELSIAKRKTTPEAICGYIGEELKLLLRKHRKTREQLLALVVGVPAITNVDEGSVLSISTLDGWRSVPLRAMLSKVVNCLVIAENDINLAAQGESYCGAAQAEKDFVLIHIGTNVGAGIFLGGKIHHGSQWSAGEIAYLRLPSISRRQPTIHEFGELETVLTSSGILRSWHEDKGKPASGVMRSNREVDAAGILNLAQAGDVRAEKIVHRRAEIVADIIINLSLILNPGLILLGGEIGSHPVMIDFVRKQLEGGEFALTRVMSSAPGNRSALWGAIALALQAVPGVLLPQP